The Leucoraja erinacea ecotype New England chromosome 19, Leri_hhj_1, whole genome shotgun sequence genome has a segment encoding these proteins:
- the nup50 gene encoding nuclear pore complex protein Nup50 isoform X6: MAKRTADKELTDRNWDQEEESEEVCAGTFSVASEDVLKNRAIKKAKRRNLLAESEGGGIFKGFSGLISSTGSTGFGGFGNGSGFKPLHGLNNGNNLSLKPSHSSATDVNNPIGSFLSNGPPPNPLAKGEIGTKTNGVNQINSGDKVGSSEYNRQLAALNCSVRDWITKHVNENPLCDLTPIFKDYEKHLTSIEQKYGSSSDSGSESDTNSKRPEMQSVNTFGVCKTPQGTIPSSLFSSVKNKDIIPVTSEKKPETAMGNSGNINLLFGKKMENSPLAGFSFGGGTSGSLFGKDVNQEKIGAPTFSFTASVEKKEEIKGSEYKDENEEDSEEPPEPVVNEIKEEDAIFSKKCKMFYKKDGDFKDKGVGTIHLKPVADQKIQLLVRADTNLGNVLLNILLHPSLPCTRTGKNNILIVCVPNPPIDEKSPDTALPILIRVKTTQDADELHKIITEKKAAL, translated from the exons ATGGCAAAAAGGACTGCAGACAAGGAACTAACTGATCGAAATTGGGATCAGGAAGAAGAATCCGAAGAGGTGTGT GCAGGAACCTTCTCagtagcaagtgaagatgtactGAAAAACCGAGCAATCAAAAAAGCAAAACGCAGGAACCTCCTCGCTGAG TCTGAAGGTGGTGGAATCTTCAAAGGATTTTCTGGTCTGATATCTTCAACTGGAAGTACTGGATTTGGAGGATTTGGTAATGGTTCTGGTTTCAAACCTTTACATGGTCTGAACAATGGAAATAATTTGTCTTTGAAGCCTTCACACAGTAGCGCTACAGATGTAAATAATCCTATTG GTTCTTTTCTATCTAATGGTCCTCCACCAAATCCCTTGGCAAAAGGAGAAATAGGTACGAAAACAAATGGTGTTAATCAGATTAACTCTGGGGATAAAGTGGGCTCCAGTGAGTACAACAGACAACTAGCAGCATTGAATTGTTCGGTCCGAGATTGGATCACCAAACATGTCAATGAGAACCCACTCTGTGATTTGACCCCAATCTTCAAAGACTACGAGAAGCATTTGACAAGCATTGAACAGAAATATGGTAGCAGTTCTGACAGTGGCTCAGAGAGTGACACGAACAGCAAGCGGCCAGAAATGCAATCTGTTAACACATTTGGTGTGTGCAAAACACCGCAGGGAACAATCCCATCATCTTTATTCTCATCTGTCAAAAACAAGGATATTATTCCAGTCACTTCAGAAAAAAAACCCGAGACTGCAATGGGAAATAGTGGGAATATCAACTTGCTCTTTGGGAAAAAAATGGAAAACTCTCCTTTAGCTGGCTTTTCTTTCGGTGGAGGAACTTCAGGCTCATTATTTGGAAAAGATGTGAACCAGGAGAAGATTGGTGCTCCAACTTTTTCCTTcacagcatctgtagaaaaaaaggaagaaataaaAGGTAGTGAGTATAAAG ATGAAAATGAAGAAGATAGTGAAGAGCCTCCTGAACCTGTTGTGAATGAAATCAAGGAAGAAGATGCAATCTTTTCAAAGAA GTGTAAAATGTTCTACAAGAAAGATGGGGATTTCAAAGATAAAGGAGTTGGTACAATCCATTTAAAACCTGTGGCAGATCAAAAGATTCAGTTGTTGGTACGAGCAGATACAAATCTAG GAAATGTTTTACTGAATATTTTGCTTCACCCATCACTGCCTTGTACAAGAACAGGAAAAAACAACATCCTAATCGTCTGTGTTCCCAACCCTCCCATCGATGAGAAAAGTCCTGACACAGCTTTGCCAATTTTGATCCGTGTGAAAACTACTCAGGATGCAGATGAGCTTCACAAAATCATTACAGAGAAAAAGGCTGCCCTTTAA
- the nup50 gene encoding nuclear pore complex protein Nup50 isoform X8: MRGAPPFADKMAAFPQRNNTMAKRTADKELTDRNWDQEEESEESEGGGIFKGFSGLISSTGSTGFGGFGNGSGFKPLHGLNNGNNLSLKPSHSSATDVNNPIGSFLSNGPPPNPLAKGEIGTKTNGVNQINSGDKVGSSEYNRQLAALNCSVRDWITKHVNENPLCDLTPIFKDYEKHLTSIEQKYGSSSDSGSESDTNSKRPEMQSVNTFGVCKTPQGTIPSSLFSSVKNKDIIPVTSEKKPETAMGNSGNINLLFGKKMENSPLAGFSFGGGTSGSLFGKDVNQEKIGAPTFSFTASVEKKEEIKGSEYKDENEEDSEEPPEPVVNEIKEEDAIFSKKCKMFYKKDGDFKDKGVGTIHLKPVADQKIQLLVRADTNLGNVLLNILLHPSLPCTRTGKNNILIVCVPNPPIDEKSPDTALPILIRVKTTQDADELHKIITEKKAAL, from the exons ATGCGCGGGGCCCCGCCATTTGCCGACAAAATGGCGGCCTTCCCTCAGCG tAATAACACAATGGCAAAAAGGACTGCAGACAAGGAACTAACTGATCGAAATTGGGATCAGGAAGAAGAATCCGAAGAG TCTGAAGGTGGTGGAATCTTCAAAGGATTTTCTGGTCTGATATCTTCAACTGGAAGTACTGGATTTGGAGGATTTGGTAATGGTTCTGGTTTCAAACCTTTACATGGTCTGAACAATGGAAATAATTTGTCTTTGAAGCCTTCACACAGTAGCGCTACAGATGTAAATAATCCTATTG GTTCTTTTCTATCTAATGGTCCTCCACCAAATCCCTTGGCAAAAGGAGAAATAGGTACGAAAACAAATGGTGTTAATCAGATTAACTCTGGGGATAAAGTGGGCTCCAGTGAGTACAACAGACAACTAGCAGCATTGAATTGTTCGGTCCGAGATTGGATCACCAAACATGTCAATGAGAACCCACTCTGTGATTTGACCCCAATCTTCAAAGACTACGAGAAGCATTTGACAAGCATTGAACAGAAATATGGTAGCAGTTCTGACAGTGGCTCAGAGAGTGACACGAACAGCAAGCGGCCAGAAATGCAATCTGTTAACACATTTGGTGTGTGCAAAACACCGCAGGGAACAATCCCATCATCTTTATTCTCATCTGTCAAAAACAAGGATATTATTCCAGTCACTTCAGAAAAAAAACCCGAGACTGCAATGGGAAATAGTGGGAATATCAACTTGCTCTTTGGGAAAAAAATGGAAAACTCTCCTTTAGCTGGCTTTTCTTTCGGTGGAGGAACTTCAGGCTCATTATTTGGAAAAGATGTGAACCAGGAGAAGATTGGTGCTCCAACTTTTTCCTTcacagcatctgtagaaaaaaaggaagaaataaaAGGTAGTGAGTATAAAG ATGAAAATGAAGAAGATAGTGAAGAGCCTCCTGAACCTGTTGTGAATGAAATCAAGGAAGAAGATGCAATCTTTTCAAAGAA GTGTAAAATGTTCTACAAGAAAGATGGGGATTTCAAAGATAAAGGAGTTGGTACAATCCATTTAAAACCTGTGGCAGATCAAAAGATTCAGTTGTTGGTACGAGCAGATACAAATCTAG GAAATGTTTTACTGAATATTTTGCTTCACCCATCACTGCCTTGTACAAGAACAGGAAAAAACAACATCCTAATCGTCTGTGTTCCCAACCCTCCCATCGATGAGAAAAGTCCTGACACAGCTTTGCCAATTTTGATCCGTGTGAAAACTACTCAGGATGCAGATGAGCTTCACAAAATCATTACAGAGAAAAAGGCTGCCCTTTAA